The Sesamum indicum cultivar Zhongzhi No. 13 unplaced genomic scaffold, S_indicum_v1.0 scaffold00120, whole genome shotgun sequence DNA window GGACTGAAAAATGCAAGTGCCTCTTATCAGAGGCTGGTGAATAGGATGTTCAAAGAGCAAATCGGGAAATCAATGGAGGtctatgttgatgatatgcttGTAAAGAGTCAGAGGTCATATGACCATTTGTCACACTTGAAAAAGGCGTTCGCTATAATAAGAACTTATGGGATGAATTTGAACCCAAGCAAATGTACGTTTGGCGTTGGTGGaggcaaattcttgggttacATGGTTAGCAAGCGAGGAATAGAAACAAACCCAGAAAAAATAGACGCAATCATGAAGTTAAAATCACCTACAACCATCAAGGAAGTGTAGAAGCTTACTAGTAAGATCGCCTATCTAAATCGCTTTATTTCTTGATCAACAGATTGCAATTTAccattctttaaaattttaagaaaagccAAAGAATTTGCATGGACGAAACAGTGTAAACGAGACTTCCAGGATCTAAAGAACTGTTTGAGATCACCACCTTTGCTAGCAAAttcaagagaaaatgaaatattatttctctACCTAGTTGTTTCAGACAATGTTGTGAGTTCGGTGTTAGTAAGAGAGGACCAAGGGGTCCAAAATCCAGTGTATTACATAAGTAAAATGTTACAGGGAGCAGAGAAAAGGTATGCGGAGACAAAAAAACTGGCCCTAGCTTTGGTAGTAACTGCTCGCAAGTTAGGATCGTATTTCCAGTCACATAAGGTAGTGGTGTTGACTAATCACCCGTTGAAGAGTATAATGTCTCGTCCTGAAGCGTCAGGGAGATTAGTGAAATGGGCGGTTGAGTTGGGTGAGCACGATATTGAATATCAGGCTAGAACCGTTGAAAAAGCACAAGTACTTGCGGATTTCGTGATGGAGCTCGCTAGTGAGCCGAATCAAGAACTAACGACTTGGATGCTGCATGTGGATGGCTCTTCCAATGCTGGTAACAGAGGAGCTAGCATATTGATACAAGGACCAGAAGGGGTGGAGATCGAGGTCGCGACAAGGTTGTCTTTTTCAACAACTAACAACGAATCTGAGTATGAAGCACTGATATTAGGATTGGAGTTGGCCTATGAAGCTGGAGCAAGAGATCTCGAGGTGTATACTGATTATCAGCTAGTAGCAATGTAGATTGAAGGCACCtatgaaacaaaagaaagatcCATGATTATGTACCATCAGAAAGCTAAATCATTGATGGCAAAATTTAGCAAATGCTCAGTTCAACAGATCCCAAGACGTGAGAATGATAGGGCTGATTCTTTATCTAAACTTGGTGCAATCTTATCTGGGATAAAAGATCAAAAAATTACGGTAATGATCAAAGACCGACCAGTGATCATAGAAGGTGCCGAAGTAAGCGTGGTTGTAGAGTCTTGTTCTTgaaaggatgaaattatgCATTACTTGAAAGAAGGGATCCTACTTGATGACCCTGTGAGAGCCAAGAGATTGAAGTTTAAAGCAGCTTGTTTTACTATGATTGAATCTCAACTCTACAAAAGGTGTGGATGGACTAGATGATGAAAGGGCTAAATACGTAACGAGAGAGATTCATGAAGGGAGTTGTAAAAACCACTCAGGTGGCAGGTCGCTAGCACAAAAGATTGTGAGACAAGGGTATTTCTGCCCGACCATGATGAGGGACACGAAGGAGTTTGCGCGCATATGCGAGAGTTGCCAAAAGTATGCATCCCAAATACATACGCCTGTCACTCCAATGGAACCGATCAAGGTAAGCTGCCCTTTCGATCAATGGGGGATAGATATCCTAGTAGCTTTCACCCGGGCACGAGCtcagaaaaaaatcattatagtTGCGGTGGAATATTTCTCGAAATGGATAGAAGCTGAGGCGGTAGCAATGATATCCGAAAAGGAAGtgataaattttgtttggaATAACATTATTTGTAGGTTTGAAATTCCAAAGTGTCGGATAGCGCCACGCAATTTCAAGGTAAGCAAATGGTCGCATGGTGCAAAGAGCTAAAAATCCGGCAGAACTTCACTGCGATAGGCAATTCTCAAGCGAATGACAGATGAGGTTGGAAACGAAAGGATCGTGGGTAGATGAGTTACCTGGTGTATTGTGGGCGTACCGAATGATCCCTCGATCATCTACAGGTGAGACCCCTTTTTGTTTAGTATATGGTTCTGAAGCTATCATTCCTACAGAGATATGAGAGGAATCATGGCGAGCTGCAGCATACAATCCGGCGACCAACGATGAGAAGAGGGATTTCGATATCACCTCAGTAGAGGAGAAGAGAGACGTCACTTCTGGCAAATTGCTTCACTATAAGGGCATGATGTTAAAGAGTTACAATTAGAAAGTGAACCTTCAATAGTTGCAGGTTGGCGACCTCGTGCTGAAGAAAGCGGAGGTATCAAATCATGTTGGAAAACTTGATCCCGTATGGGAGGGACCCTACAAGGTAACAGAAGTTAAAAGAGAAGGAACATACAAACTTCAAGACATGCATGGGCAAGATTTGCTACGACCTTGGAACATCCGTAAGCTCAGAAAATTTTATGCTTagaatgttaaaattatgCCTGGAAAGGGCCATGTAAATAGATTTGAGAGTGGTCGCATGTTAGGAAGCTCGTTTTTTAACCTGTAAAAGGTCGCTTATTTTGAGCCTGAGAAAGGTTATGAATAAAGAATGCATGTccaaattatctccaaaattaCATGTATTGAGATGGTGGAATCTGTGAAAAATCATTCGATCTGGAAAAGATCGTGAGATTTGAGAAAGATCACAGGATTTGGAAAAGATCATTCAATCTGTGAAAGATTGTTGGATCTATGAAAGATCATaggatctgaaaaagatcattcGATTTGTGAAAGATTATGAGATTTGTGAAAGGTCGTAGAATCTGGAAAGATCGCTCGGTCTGTGAAAGACCATTAATGAATGTTATGTTCATAAGCTACGAAGATCGCATTAGGAAAAtatacacaccccacacacacacacaaacaccacaaaaaaaaaacagacgCACAgacaaagaaatgaaaaagctggaacaaggagggggcatcattcagcaaaatttCTCAGGTTTGTGGTCGGtaaaatttagaaagaaatgcagtggctgattagaacatataagaatatattcgttgacatcatgatctcgatagaaacctgctacaccagatcatgattttcagagaggttgatccaggaactggataatattaatcacaaaatcatttccctaatacaattacataaataaaacacactgggaaatgctgcaaccttctttgatccaataatagcactgggttccAAAGAGCaacaatagttaagctcttcttgatgcccacaagCAGGCTTTCCCCAAGCATCAAATAACAACcgacaagtaaaacaactttaaagtcaataaaattccaaatcattactgcaatatttcaactaacaggactGATCACATTTTGGAGTCACACATAGCATACTTTAGAAAATATCAGAATCTTATAaccagaagaacaaagcaattaaaatgatacattacatcaaactgaaaaacagcaaatgcactaaactaatgcattgtccacGAAGCTAAtgtggttttcatcaagaagctcatcaaccaccagattaaagattgaatatgACACGCTTAGCAGCAGTTTAGAGGAACCTTAAAAGCACAAGACATATCACCCACTGTAGAAGCTAGTCCTCTTCATGGTGATCTTTCCTGCTCTTCTTCTCATACCACTTCTTGCCCCTACCCACTCGCGAATCATGTGAAGCACTAACGTCGGAATTAGAGTCTGAATATGCCTTCCTACTCCTCCTTTTATGCCGCAGATTAGCAAAATCATCAGAATAATCATCATCTGAATTATggtgactcctcctcctcctcctcttctctttcctactcttcctctttcttcgccTGTGcttcaattcctgcaatttatCTGATTTAGAAAAGTGTcttcaatttcttaaaaaaaaaaaacaaaaaatagaattaattagaaatttgTGGTGATTTGTATGCGACTCTTCATATTCACCCTCAATTAGAAAGCTATATTCATTACTCTAAATGTGTCTACTCCATTGCTCAACATAGGGAACTTCCCTATTCATTCACTTGTCGTGGCCACAGACTTAAGGAGTTTAAACACATCATAAAGCGCATAAGAATTTTCACTGTTATTCAATGTCAAACGATGGATTTTATCTTGGAACATACCGTTTTCATTGCATGTTTTGAATGTATTGGACAAAACTTATATTGACTACACCAAAGACACGGTTATCCCTTGACAAGCTCAATATACAACCATCACATGTATGTGACTGTGTGCACTTTGAGTCAAAGGACTAAATACCGTCTACTTGCTTCTTGAGCCACACAAGTTATAATACACTAGGAgtgtattatttttcataataacaGTTATTATCTTAGAGATAATTAGTGTTATggaaaattagattttctatGATTACTCTCTCTTCTCAAAACCGTCCATCTTCTTCTCTCTGCACTCTCGATCAAGTTCTTCTTGAACTAGTTCCTATAGAAATTAATGGGTTAAATCCATTTTgcccccctgtgatataacaaaatatcaaaaacccctttatgaaatttttaatatcaaaaatcaCCCCTAGGTTaccaataaataatcacacagCCCCCTGGTCAATttgaatctatttttttagaaacaatgactaaaatacccttctaGTCAAACCGGTCAACTaggcttattaatatataattattttaatttataatttttaatatatatttataatacatataattataatttataaaaaaaattaaaaaataacaattataccCCATTCCcgccacccccaccccccccccccaaaccCCCTCCCCCACCGGGCCNNNNNNNNNNNNNNNNNNNNNNNNNNNNNNNNNNNNNNNNNNNNNNNNNNNNNNNNNNNNNNNNNNNNNNNNNNNNNNNNNNNNNNNNNNNNNNNNNNNNNNNNNNNNNNNNNNNNNNNNNNNNNNNNNNNNNNNNNNNNNNNNNNNNNNNNNNNNNNNNNNNNNNNNNNNNNNNNNNNNNNNNNNNNNNNNNNNNNNNNNNNNNNNNNNNNNNNNNNNNNNNNNNNNNNNNNNNNNNNNNNNNNNNNNNNNNNNNNNNNNNNNNNNNNNNNNNNNNNNNNNNNNNNNNNNNNNNNNNNNNNNNNNNNNNNNNNNNNNNNNNNNNNNNNNNNNNNNNNNNNNNNNNNNNNNNNNNNNNNNNNNNNNNNNNNNNNNNNNNNNNNNNNNNNNNNNNNNNNNNNNNNNNNNNNNNNNNNNNNNNNNNNNNNNNNNNNNNNNNNNNNNNNNNNNNNNNNNNNNNNNNNNNNNNNNNNNNNNNNNNNNNNNNNNNNNNNNNNNNNNNNNNNNNNNNNNNNNNNNNNNNNNNNNNNNNNNNNNNNNNNNNNNNNNNNNNNNNNNNNNNNNNNNNNNNNNNNNNNNNNNNNNNNNNNNNNNNNNNNNNNNNNNNNNNNNNNNNNNNNNNNNNNNNNNNNNNNNNNNNNNNNNNNNNNNNNNNNNNNNNNNNNNNNNNNNNNNNNNNNNNNNNNNNNNNNNNNNNNNNNNNNNNNNNNNNNNNNNNNNNNNNNNNNNNNNNNNNNNNNNNNNNNNNNNNNNNNNNNNNNNNNNNNNNNNNNNNNNNNNNNNNNNNNNNNNNNNNNNNNNNNNNNNNNNNNNNNNNNNNNNNNNNNNNNNNNNNNNNNNNNNNNNNNNNNNNNNNNNNNNNNNNNNNNNNNNNNNNNNNNNNNNNNNNagatataaaaatatttgtcttgaagagaggattctAATGGTACCATTGGGCGTCGGAAATTCGTCCGGACGGCGTCGGAAAATTGTTTCGAAGTTTCCGGCGAAAGTGGGCGAAAtaccaaattttctttcttttttttttaattttttaattaattttaattatattagttaaaatatattttagtaaattaagaatattttagataattataataattaaatattttggctaattaataataattattataattaaatatattttaattaattagaaataattttagattttaataattaaaaattataaaattatttgaatttaagtgtaatttaattttatatttaatattaaataaactaaatataatttaatatttcaatttaaattataaaaaaaatacaaaaataaaacaaaaataaaaaagggcattttagtaaaataatagttagatttaataattaacaattacaaaattatttgaatttaaatataatttaatttaatattgcaatttaaatttaatatgccaaaatttaatttattttttaaggtgagaaatgacaaaaaaaatacacaaaacaagcaaaaTACCCCTTTGTGTGCTATATAGATccatagaggggtattttggtccaaaaaatcattaaatatcaacCTAAATCGCAGAAAAAGACTACCAAACGCAGCAGACGCGCGTCTTCTTCACTTCTCGTTAGTTGCTAACAGAATgggggttttttgctgactaaaacaaaacatgagtggggttttagcctattctgaaaatagggaagtgttttttgcatactttttaaaacacaggggggttttatgcattttgtcctataaataattaagtaattattatataaaaaaatattttattattaatagaaatatatcatattttaattaaataattattatataaaataatatttaattcttaaatacatatatataatattatatgttaaatgtgagagaagggcaaaaatgtcaaaaaaaaaaaggtatttttatagaaaaatcgcAGTCAAAGCGCGTGTGGCCCAATTTTTGTACGGAGGgggttttttgaactttattttatatcataggggggtatttgatactttaattttcataggggggtttttgaacattcttatTATCACAGGGGGTCTCTGAATTTTTTCCAGAAATTAATAGAATCCGATTCACTAATTTGATAGTGAGATTCGGATATGTTTCTTCCATTAGAATAGTTTTTGTTGCAAGACCTTGATCCACCTAGCAGCGGATTCGTGAATTCTATCTCTGGTGTGTGGTGTGGACGAGCATAAAAGAGATCTACGTTGATCTCTGCATAAATGCAAATTCGGAGAAGGAAAAATGCGTGTAGCAGATTCagaatataattgaaaatgtataaTCTCTTGTTTAGATTCATGGTTTTCGATTTCTGTCCTAAGCCCCCAAAAACATTTATgcatgttttatatattatttgtgttttaagaACCGAAAACCGAAAAATAAAGGAGTACACCCTTGATGGGAttgtaaattcaatttaatttccaCTTCGGctgcttgttttattttttcgagTCATACCGTTCTTTTCAGCTTGGAGTGAAGAgagtttttatttgtttatttttgagatttagTTCAATGGAAACTGTGGAGTCATGGTGAGTCGGTGAGAATGGGAGCAAGAAAGCCTAGCAGCTTTTAGGAATTTTTTTggagcaaaaaaattacaagctTTTggggatttttatttattatttttctttttgtgattaGTGAATTATGTTTTAgaaaaccaaaattaattaacttaaatgGTGTTATTGACATTTGAGTCGTAAGTTGCCTTAGAGCGACACTCCCACTATCAAATCGGCCAATTCGCGCTCGGAGCAATAAAGCGGTACTAGGAGGGTTTGCAAAGGtcgaaaaattttcaaataaatcttaaGATATTAGATAACTAGTTCTGTAAAATAAGGATTGTCACTCTGATACTTAAgtcaataattgatttaaaaagaaataaaagaaaaaatttgaaataaagtgagaataatggtgaaAAATAGTGATAAGTTGAACATTCATGTAGAGTGAAAATTGTAAGCTTGAAATAGCTCGAAAAATCAAGAGAGAATAGTGCAAAAGAGAGAATTTGAGGATAAGAGTGATGTTGAAACCCTGTCCCAAAAACTTGCACATGACCCCTGTTTATAGGTTTGCATAGAATTGGATAAGAGATCAATTATTGAGTGTCATACGAAATTGAAAAACTATTTGAGTTAGCTACCACACGCAACAAACCGTTAGTGATTTGAATAAGTATTGGTTGAGATACGCGAGCTGAAAGGAAGCCTGGCAATCTGCCTATTTTCTAGGAATTAGTTATTCACAATCTTCCAACTTATTTATGTCTGATTTACCTAAAACTACTTGGAGATATTTTGGGATGAtatgtacaaaatatattggtaAGCTATAGGGTGTGTCCTCTCAGTTATATGATGACCTGTCCGGTAGAAATGGAATTATTTCTTGGACCCCGACAGTTCAGTAAAGCAATAGGTAAGTTTGTGGACATTTCTTCCCTACTGATCGGCTTTATCCGTCTTGTTGGTGGATTTTTATCCGTCCTGTCAGTGACCTTTATCCGTCCTGCTGATAAACCAATTAGGCTCTTAGTCGGCTGGGCTAGTATGCTTAGTTTGTGGGCTTAACCCAATAATTTAGGGGGCATCACcaactaaataatataattaagcaTTCAtagcaaataaataaagttgtattattgcttaaaaagatattttttgttaattagtcgtaataatttaatttatatcttttgaatgatattagaataatatcaaataatataaaaaataaattacaaaaatataaaagtattaaatatattaattaaaaattttattagtattaaattattcaaattatttgaaaattttaacattaattttagatgatttttttaaaaataaattaaaaaattaaatttaattaagattattataatatttattaaaatgaagataaaataataaacaaaaaaaaatacaagttattTACAAAGCTCTTGCAAgcactttctatatataagtGAATTAaagggttaaatacactttgcacctctaaattatgcataaagtatatttacattactaaattataaaaggtAACAAAATAGCCCTTCATGctatacactaatttttttatgataaaaatgctcttattatttatcctaaaatatctCTATTCCAGTCATTATCCtatatataatctaaattcttataattttttatttaaaataaacattacccaaaatttatatataatttttatattgagtaTAGAATCTGTATATACtttacaaatttacaattcttatattttacataattggtaaaaaatttacataaattttgcttgtgatgttatatattttaattttttaaagataaattatcaaaactaaTGGACATGGCCTAAAGGAGATTGGCCCAAGACGAAGTACCAAGCCCAGGTGAAGGCGCACCAGCCAATGAGGAAGGCAACCCATCTAAATCACTAAGCCTAGCCCAAAAGGGGACCTCGTATGATCCAACCTAGCCCATCAAAAAGGTCCATCTAGCTCAGCTCAAAAGGCCCCCTCCCTGCACTAAAGCCCAGTCAATGAAGGAAGCCAACTTTGTCATATTTAGCCCGAAAGAGGAGCCCAATTCGGACACCTCCAAATCTAACTGATAGGAAGGAAGGTGCCCTCAACACGATAAACTCTTCACCCTGAAAGACTCCTTACCAAGTAGTAGCTTGCACAAAGAAAGAGCCCCCTTCACCTGGATACTTATTATGAATAAGGAGGATTCTTATCTACAGGATCCCGCTTTTCTCGCTAAAAGCGTACGGGTTCCCCACAGCAAAACTCCTATTGCAGGGGAActcctcctctataaatagaggagGTACCCCCCAATAAACCTCCCACTGTCACATTCGAGAATTCTTCCTCTTGTTGCTATCCTATTGCTCTAAAATCGTGTTCTAACATActaaattctcaattttatcataatttcttattttcattcatttttatttttatctatccTTAAATCCGgtactaacttaagcattggAGTACTAActctttgttttgcaggtccttTTTTCTCAAGAATTTTTACTCAAGTGGCCTAGAACCATTTCAAAGATCCAAGGACTCTGGACTCCACGAGACACGCCGCCACGTCCGGTCCCCTTCTCTCTTAAAATTCGACACCATCACGACGAGTTGCCGGCTACCACACCTGCCATTCGACTCCACTTAATGATGCGAGCATTTCCCCTCAAATAATTGACATTTCATCAACTAGGGACGATGGCCCTTTTCACTGTCGATTCGCTGCCATCTCGTCAACCCACCATCGCGGACCACCACCATTCGCTTCCTCTCCTCATTGCAAGTCGAATGAGTCCCCTCCCAACGTTTTTCATCAACCCAACGcaaagataaaaaaacaacGTACCTCCGCCCTCCAGTCGCGCTGCCATAACTCCGGCGTCTGACAGCCGTTTTCAGGCGGAGAGCCACCAATCAACTCGTCTCCTCATAGCGGACCTCCCTCTCCGATCAGAATTTGTCACCGGAGCCTCAACGGATTTCACCTCTAGGGAAGCTGACACGGCCAATGCAGGCAGCAACTCAACCGAGTTGACTCAACAGTAGAAACAGCATCAACAAACTTAGAATCCGAAGCAgaatattctgaaaacatCATTTTGTTGAAGTTGTTGCACCCTCAAAAACCTCAAAACCTCCACAAATGGCATCCCACAAATTTCTCCTTGTGGACTCGCCACTGCATTCAATCGGTGCGATTTTGACTGATGACAAAAGTCCAACACTGGTGTTCacatgtagcacccccttcgctacaagggctatatctaccctaaacgtcatacttatagtaatccctatgttatatatataaatgcacataatcatctaatcaatatgcatACGTAATCACAACGTCATAACGACATAGTTAACCGACAACATCACAtatattcaaatcaaacacTACAGGTGATCCATCACAGTTGATCGCTACGcctatgttctctttatacaaacaaaataagatttgtactctagctgacaaaaaggagaaaacagcatactggcccgacctgcctgagtatagtgcgtagacctattcttcaacagtcagacacctcaaagtctactcctgaaagaaaatgtcaacagagggatgagcctgccgctcagtaagtaaataatcagccatatctatatatgtatatcaaacacagcccaaacagggcaagtaggcaacatgcatggattacagtcaatttaactccaacataatcaattgtagtaccccacatagctatctcacaataaaataatcaattaaacttcttttttcctagtttgcttaccagaaggtgatatcgtgtttttcccgtcaactcaatctcaccgttatataaatttaagtgaatccccttgacagccggctcatcaatctcatttcgcatcatagctcttttcaattcgcatcatagctcttttatttcgcatcatagctcttttcagatcacatctttttcatatcgcatcaaagctcttttcattttattttttttttctcatatcgcatcaaagctcttttcatttcatttcgctTTATAGGCTTTTGAACacgtcaaggggtattcacgccacaatatatattcaacttCCACaactccctcattttcacatatcaccattcttgtaagcattagtaacgtaaaacagtatatccatatattctcattttcagacatccacaacacatcaaacaacaacataacatttcaacgtattttctcattccacgtacacaataccatcaatcaaatcaaatcattcaccactcatatatttttcagcatgaaccacaaagtcatataatagtaataccacaaataaaaaaagcatatatagataatactaattatttacttaccttaACCTCACAacatttctttctactcaatcgctaattgtcagtcctttcacctcacccccgtatcctataatgagttataccacatacaattaatatatcgagaatatcataatttcttttaaatacaatattaaatattatttatacaatttctactaattctttaatatttcacttctatcgaagtacaaatcttcgtttttcctctttattaacataccatttattaaatataatttctagaATATTTCTACgaatttcttatcaatttctcgctattatataatttaattaaataacaatacgtagaattgcgtatttggttaacaattccgatggaattatataaattggctatagcaacattcaaatctaataaatttaataatctaattaaccaacgacatcatttttatatccgattctatatttaattagacattatttt harbors:
- the LOC105179080 gene encoding uncharacterized protein LOC105179080 is translated as MPFGLKNASASYQRLVNRMFKEQIGKSMEVYVDDMLVKSQRSYDHLSHLKKAFAIIRTYGMNLNPSKCTFGVGGGKFLGYMGAEKRYAETKKLALALVVTARKLGSYFQSHKVVVLTNHPLKSIMSRPEASGRLVKWAVELGEHDIEYQARTVEKAQVLADFVMELASEPNQELTTWMLHVDGSSNAGNRGASILIQGPEGVEIEVATRLSFSTTNNESEYEALILGLELAYEAGARDLEVYTDYQLVAM